A stretch of Nymphalis io chromosome 29, ilAglIoxx1.1, whole genome shotgun sequence DNA encodes these proteins:
- the LOC126779637 gene encoding uncharacterized protein LOC126779637, whose amino-acid sequence MLDTKTKDKSFKKKLSTGARFIIVHAGSSSGFIKDVSLIYKASSTTGDYHSNMNFNNYNKWLNEKLLPNLPDKSVIVIDNASYHNTRSSSIPTSNSRKSDMQKWLTEHGIPFNERSRNVELYDLIIRNKQRFISYRIDEIIKSKGFEILRLPPYHPELNAIENIWGILKNKIASKNIGQNMTEVQNLIAEGLNSIDNNIWFNTCKHVEKIEKEYMKYFDYDFEFIINVGESSDSSTTDFETNSDSSVED is encoded by the coding sequence ATGCTAGATACTAAGACAAAAGacaagtcatttaaaaaaaagttgagtACCGGTGCTCGTTTTATTATAGTGCATGCAGGTAGTAGTAGTGGATTTATTAAAGATGTTTCGTTAATATACAAAGCATCATCCACAACTGGAGATTATCACTCTAATatgaatttcaataattataacaaatggcTGAATGAAAAGCTGCTGCCAAATTTACCAGATAAATCTGTTATAGTGATAGACAACGCATCCTATCATAATACTCGAAGTAGTAGTATACCTACGTCAAATTCGCGCAAGAGCGACATGCAAAAGTGGCTGACGGAACACGGTATTCCTTTCAATGAACGGTCCCGCAACGTAGAATTGTATGATTTAATAATCAGAAATAAGCAgcgttttatttcatatagaatTGACGAGATAATAAAAAGCAAAGGTTTCGAAATTCTTCGACTGCCACCATATCACCCCGAGTTAAATGCCATTGAAAACATCTGGGGTATTTTGAAGAATAAGATTGCCTCGAAAAATATTGGTCAAAATATGACAGAAGTACAAAATTTAATAGCTGAAGGTTTAAACAGTATCGATAACAACATCTGGTTTAATACATGCAAGCATGTCGAAAAAATTGAAAAGgagtatatgaaatattttgattatgactttgaatttataattaatgtgggTGAATCAAGTGATAGCAGCACGACTGACTTTGAAACTAATAGCGACAGTTCCGTAGAAGATTAA
- the LOC126779561 gene encoding piggyBac transposable element-derived protein 3-like, translated as MNRNRFDKIREIFHMNDDSKHLPIDHPQHDRLHKVRQVIDYLNKKFITLPFEHRLSLDEQMCSTKMKHFMKQYLPNKPHKWGFKLYVLCSLSGYAYSFEIYSGAKDMDRLPGEPDLGAVSNTVIRLLRPVPRHVNHIIYFDNFYTNIPLVHYLTNEGIYCLGTVQRNRLGKSCKLPDKREIMKSNVPRGTYHENVASHEGLELSATSWKDNKQVLLLSTYVGAEPADTITRYEKKLKANIQISCPRVVKEYNAHMGGVDLMDSFIGRYRIRIKSRKWTTRLFYHLLDMTVINAWVLYKKVNTRKGKLQKNIMKLADFRTELADTLCRYQSHSKNKRGRPSTNSQQDNTVPSKKPRTGAQVLPPTDVRSDCIGHEKIFMESRNKCKFSNCRKLTSWFCKKCKVSLCDNKNNRCFALFHA; from the coding sequence ATGAATCGCAACagatttgataaaattagagAAATTTTTCACATGAATGACGACTCTAAACATTTGCCCATTGATCACCCCCAGCACGACCGACTGCATAAAGTAAGACAAGTGATAGACTATTTGAACaagaaatttattactttaccaTTTGAGCATCGTCTATCACTAGACGAGCAGATGTGTTCCacaaaaatgaaacattttatgaaacaatatttaccCAACAAGCCCCATAAGTGGGGATTCAAATTATACGTGTTATGCTCTCTGTCTGGTTATGCCTACAGTTTTGAGATTTACTCGGGAGCTAAGGACATGGACCGTTTACCTGGCGAACCAGACCTCGGAGCTGTGTCGAATACAGTTATTCGATTGCTACGACCAGTACCAAGGCATGtcaatcatataatttattttgacaatttttataCGAATATTCCTCTGGTACATTACTTGACCAACGAAGGTATTTATTGTCTTGGAACAGTACAGAGAAACAGGCTTGGAAAGTCGTGCAAGTTGCCGGATAAACGGGAGATTATGAAATCCAACGTACCCAGAGGAACATATCACGAAAATGTGGCCTCTCACGAAGGCCTAGAATTGTCGGCCACAAGTTGGAAAGACAACAAACAGGTATTATTACTATCCACGTATGTTGGCGCTGAACCAGCGGATACTATAACCCGCtacgaaaaaaaactaaaggcCAATATTCAAATATCATGTCCTCGGGTTGTAAAAGAATATAATGCACACATGGGCGGCGTTGATTTGATGGATAGCTTCATTGGTCGATATCGCATCCGCATAAAGTCGAGAAAGTGGACAACGAGGCTCTTCTACCACTTGTTAGACATGACTGTCATCAATGCTTGGGTACTGTACAAAAAGGTAAACACAAGGAAAGGAAAACTTCAGAAGAATATTATGAAGTTAGCAGATTTTAGAACTGAGCTTGCCGATACTTTATGTAGATATCAAAGTCACTCAAAAAATAAAAGGGGCAGACCCAGTACCAACAGTCAACAAGACAATACAGTACCCTCTAAAAAACCCCGGACAGGTGCACAAGTACTACCCCCAACTGACGTGCGTTCCGATTGTATTGgccatgaaaaaatatttatggagTCTaggaataaatgtaaatttagtaATTGTAGGAAACTTACCTCCTGGTTCTGTAAAAAATGCAAAGTATCGTTATgcgataataaaaacaatcgatGTTTCGCATTATTTCATGCATAG
- the LOC126779401 gene encoding piggyBac transposable element-derived protein 4-like, with protein sequence MITDNYYTSIPLARYLKEQGTDLCGTIRKNRRELPQEVVQQRLEKGQISVQQNNFATILKWHDKRDVLMLSTCHNHEMQMSTGFRRVLKPTMVLTYNEGKKGIDLADQLASYNSPARKTSVWYKKIAADLVSISVVNAILIYNELHPQSKLKVLDGHQIIIKKLLKVETENCSSSSSASSLRPTSHKLTKIPKKANGKIWQKRCASCYKKLKESGFTATDARKKTSQVTTECIPCKKPFCLQCYNESH encoded by the coding sequence ATGATAACGGACAATTACTACACTAGCATACCTTTGGCAAGGTACCTAAAAGAACAAGGTACTGATTTGTGTGGAACAATACGCAAAAACCGCCGAGAACTGCCCCAAGAAGTAGTTCAGCAACGTTTAGAAAAAGGTCAAATTTCTGTGCAGCAGAACAACTTTGCGACCATCCTAAAATGGCATGATAAACGGGATGTGCTTATGTTGTCGACGTGTCACAACCACGAAATGCAAATGTCAACTGGTTTTCGAAGAGTTTTGAAGCCTACTATGGTGCTGACCTACAATGAAGGGAAGAAAGGCATAGACTTGGCTGATCAACTAGCAAGTTACAATTCGCCGGCGAGGAAAACCTCTGTTTGGTATAAGAAAATTGCTGCGGACCTTGTTTCTATAAGTGTAGTGAATGCCATTCTGATTTATAACGAGTTACATCCACAGTCAAAATTGAAGGTTCTGGATGGTCATCAAATCATTATAAAGAAATTACTTAAGGTTGAAACTGAGAACTGTTCAAGTTCCAGTTCTGCGAGTTCTTTGCGTCCTACAAGTCACAAGTTAACGAAAATACCCAAGAAAGCTAATGGAAAAATTTGGCAAAAACGTTGTGCCAGTTGCTACAAAAAGCTGAAAGAATCGGGATTCACAGCTACTGATGCAAGGAAGAAGACTTCACAAGTTACAACTGAGTGCATTCCATGTAAAAAACCATTTTGCTTACAATGTTATAACGAATCTCACTAA